The Corvus moneduloides isolate bCorMon1 chromosome 28, bCorMon1.pri, whole genome shotgun sequence genome contains a region encoding:
- the HNRNPM gene encoding heterogeneous nuclear ribonucleoprotein M isoform X4: MEESMKKAAEVLNKHSLGGRPLKVKEDPDGEHARRAMQKVMAAGGMGIGPGPGGPGMINIPPSILNNPNIPNEIIHALQAGRLGSTVFVANLDYKVGWKKLKEVFSMAGVVVRADILEDKDGKSRGIGTVTFEQAIEAVQAISMFNGQLLFDRPMHVKMDERAFPKGDFFPPERPQQLPHGLGGIGMGLGPGGQPIDANHLNKGMGMGNMGPGGMGMEGMGFGMNKMGGMEGPFGGMENIGRFPAGMNMGRMSEMDRAMGGGFEREFGRNEMGMSRSFGETLERGIGGGNASIPGIERMAPGIDRMGSGIERIPAGMGHGMERVGSEIDRMGLVLDRMGSNVERMGSGMERMAPLGIDHLAPNLERMGPAMERMGSGIERMGSGIGFGIERMGAAIDRVGTAMDRMGSGVERMGAGMDRMGIGIERMVPAGMGAGMGQVIERMPAGLERIGAPPMDRLGIERMGAAPMDRMGLERIGAANMERMGPPMGQGMGAGIERMGLAMGSNFERPMDMERGNFAGNFAGSLGGAGGPAAGVARKACQIFVRNLPFDFTWKMLKDKFNECGHVLYADIKMENGKSKGCGVVRFESPEVAERACRMMNGIQLRGREIDVRIDRNA, translated from the exons gaccccgATGGAGAGCACGCCAGGAGGGCCATGCAGAAGGtgatggcagcaggagggatgggcATCGGGCCGGGCCCTGGCGGCCCCGGCATGATCAACATCCCCCCCAGCATCCTGAACAACCCCAACATCCCCAACGAGATCATCCACGCCCTGCAGGCCGGCAGGCTCGGCAGCACCGTCTTCGTGGCCAAT ctggacTACAAGGTGGGCTGGAAGAAGCTGAAGGAGGTGTTCAGCATGGCTGGAGTGGTGGTTCGGGCCGACATCCTGGAGGACAAGGACGGCAAAAGCCGCGGGATCGGCACCGTCACCTTTGAGCAGGCCATCGAGGCCGTGCAGGCCATCT CGATGTTCAATGGGCAGCTGCTCTTTGACAGACCCATGCACGTCAAAATG GATGAACGAGCCTTTCCCAAAGGAGATTTCTTCCCTCCGGAGCGACCCCAACAGCTCCCTC atgGTCTTGGTGGTATTGGCATGGGATTAGGACCTGGAGGTCAACCTATTGATGCAAATCATTTAAACAAAGGCATGGGAATGGGCAACATGGGACCTGGAG gaatgggaatggaagGCATGGGCTTTGGAATGAATAAAATGGGAG gaATGGAAGGTCCCTTCGGTGGCATGGAAAACATCGGTCGCTTCCCAGCTGGGATGAACATGGGCAGGATGAGTG AGATGGATCGGGCCATGGGAGGGGGATTTGAGAGGGAGTTTGGAAGAAATGAGATGGGAATGTCCCGGAGTTTTGGAGAGACCTTGGAGAGGGGAATAG GTGGTGGAAACGCCAGCATTCCCGGCATCGAGAGGATGGCCCCTGGCATCGATCGCATGGGCTCGGGAATCGAGCGGATCCCCGCGGGGATGGGGCACGGGATGGAGAGGGTGGGCTCGGAGATAGACAGGATGGGGCTGGTGCTGGACCGCATGGGCTCCAACGTGGAGCGGATGGGCTCGGGCATGGAGCGCATGGCCCCGCTGGGCATCGACCACCTGGCCCCCAACCTGGAGCGCATGGGGCCGGCCATGGAGCGCATGGGCTCCGGCATCGAGCGCATGGGCTCCGGCATCGGCTTCGGCATCGAGCGCATGGGCGCCGCCATCGACCGCGTGGGCACCGCCATGGACAGGATGGGCTCCGGCGTGGAGCGCATGGGGGCGGGCATGGATAGGATGGGCATCGGCATCGAGCGCATGGTGCCCGCCGGGATGGGCGCGGGCATGGGCCAGGTGATAGAGAGGATGCCCGCGGGGCTGGAGCGCATCGGGGCCCCGCCCATGGACAGGCTCGGGATAGAGAGGATGGGCGCCGCGCCCATGGACAGGATGGGCCTGGAGCGCATCGGGGCCGCCAACATGGAGAGGATGGGGCCGCCCATGGGGCAGGGCATGGGGGCAGGGATCGAGCGCATGGGGCTGGCCATGGGCAGCAACTTCGAGAGGCCTATGGACATGGAGCGGGGCAACTTTGCAGGGAATTTTGCAGGGTCCCTGGGAGGAGCCGGAGGCCCTGCAGCCGGGGTGGCCCGGAAAGCCTGTCAGATATTTGTGAGAAAT ctgccttttgattttacatggaaaatgctgaaagatAAATTCAATGAATGTG GGCACGTGCTCTACGCTGACATCAAGATGGAGAACGGCAAGTCCAAGGGCTGCGGGGTGGTGAGGTTCGAGTCCCCCGAGGTGGCGGAGCGCGCGTGCCGCATGATGAACGGCATCCAGCTGCGGGGCCGCGAGATCGACGTGCGGATCGACCGCAACGCCTAG
- the TIMM44 gene encoding mitochondrial import inner membrane translocase subunit TIM44, protein MAAAGGCRKCLLSGLWLFSRRYPIPAFPRSALYRISSPALGTSQSRCYSSGGRKGFISGFVENIKQELAKNKEMKESIKKFRDEAKKLEESDALREARRKYKTIESETVKTSEVIKKKLGEITGTVKESLDEVSKSDLGRKIKEGVEEAAKTAKQSAESVTRGGEKLGRTAAFKAISQGVETVKKEIDESVLGQTGPYRRPERLRKRTEYSGERIKEQRVFEANEEAMGMVLHKDSKWYQQWKDFKDNNVVFNRFFEMKMKYDESDNAFIRASRAVTDRVTDLIGGLFSKTEMSEVLTEILKVDPSFDKDRFLKQCERDIIPNVLEALISGELDILKDWCYEATYSQLAHPIQQAKALGLQFHSRILDIDNIDLAMGKMMEQGPVLIITFQAQVVMVIKNHKGEVVEGDPDKVLRMLYVWALCRDQDELNPYMAWRLLDISSSSTEQVL, encoded by the exons ATGGCGGCGGCCGGAGGGTGCCGG aaatGTCTCCTCAGTGGCCTGTGGCTCTTTTCCAGGCGTtatcccatccctgccttccccaggagTGCCCTGTACAGGAtcagcagccctgccctgggcacctccCAG TCCAGATGCTACTCctcaggaggaaggaagggattcATATCAGGTTTTGTGGAGAACATCAAACAGGAATTGGCCAAAAACAAAGAGATGAaggaaagtattaaaaaattcCGGGATGAAGCTAAAAAGCTGGAGGAATCAGATGCACTTCGGGAAGCAAGGAGGAAATAT aaaacCATTGAATCTGAAACAGTGAAGACCTCAGAAgtgattaaaaagaaacttgGAGAAATAACAGGGACGGTTAAAGAG AGTTTGGATGAGGTCAGCAAAAGCGACCTGGGCAGGAAGATCAAGGAAGGGGTGGAGGAAGCGGCCAAAACGGCCAAGCAGTCGGCGGAGTCGGTGAccaggggaggggagaagcTGGGCAGGACTGCAGCCTTCAAAGCCATCTCGCAG GGAGTAGAAACTGTGAAGAAGGAAATAGATGAGAGTGTTTTGGGACAAACTGGGCCCTACAGACGCCCGGAGCGGCTCCGGAAACGGACGGAATATTCCGGAGAGAGGATTAAAGAGCAGCGAGTGTTTGAAGCCAATGA GGAGGCCATGGGCATGGTGCTGCATAAAGACTCCAAGTGGTACCAGCAGTGGAAAGATTTCAAGGACAACAACGTGGTTTTCAACA GGTTCTTTGAGATGAAGATGAAGTACGACGAGAGTGACAACGCCTTCATCCGAGCGTCCCGCGCCGTCACCGACCGCGTCACCGACCTCATCG GGGGATTGTTCTCCAAGACGGAAATGTCCGAGGTGTTGACGGAGATCCTCAAGGTGGATCCATCCTTTGACAAGGATCGCTTCCTGAAGCAGTGCGAGCGGGACATCATCCCCAACGTCCTCGAG GCTCTGATCTCCGGGGAGCTCGACATCCTCAAGGACTGGTGCTATGAGGCG ACCTACAGCCAGCTGGCCCATCCCATCCAGCAGGCCAAGGCCTTGGGGCTCCAGTTCCATTCCAGGATCCTGGACATCGACAACATCGAC CTGGCCATGGGGAAGATGATGGAGCAGGGACCAGTGCTGATCATCACCTTCCAGGCCCAGGTGGTGATGGTGATCAAGAACCACAAAGGGGAGGTGGTGGAAGGGGACCCG GACAAGGTTCTGCGGATGCTCTACGTGTGGGCCCTGTGCAGGGACCAGGACGAGCTCAACCCCTACATGGCCTGGAGGCTCCTGGACATTTCCTCCTCCAGCACGGAGCAGGTcctctga